Proteins from one Flavobacterium branchiarum genomic window:
- a CDS encoding ComEC/Rec2 family competence protein, which produces MKVLDFPLARITLNFILGILLTNYMKLTVVYTLIILAVAVVLFYTSYYYTTNKKNRVTYFAITTYLLSFCIGLLTQTLHNESFRKSNYTNYKDIYDQPHLIDFIINEKLKSNNYSDRYIATIKQINRNPISGKIVVNIKKDSTQLNLDIGNCIRVKGQLSKNSVLKNPNQFDYSNYLNNKNIYAQLYIQKSDIALSTKTEKNIWYYAAGIRKKIIANLEDNGFNKTEMNVALALILGQQQDITPEIIKDYQYAGVTHILSVSGLHVGYILIFITYVFKPIPNTKKGSLIKLISIIVLLFAFAVISGFSPSVLRSVVMFSFVALGMHLRRSVNIYHTLLVSIFFLLLFKPAFIFDVGFQLSYLALFFIVWFQPILKKIWSPKHKFTTTIWNALTVSFAAQIGTLPICLYYFHQFPGLFFVANIVIMPFLSVIMILGIIVMILAAFNSAPSLLVQLLEKSIFYLNKIINIVASFESFVIRDIPFNTYLLISSYLLIITGVIWLKKPNFTKLILTLTSIILLQITCIINQKKTETQKEWIIYNLTKNSQITEKTGRSVTLFTTDTATNTTDNNYALKSYLVGNFGNLTSIEQLQNIAYFKGNKILIIDSSGIYSNKIKPDIILIIQSPKINFERLLKTIQPKMVIADGTNYKSVQEYWRKTCRNEKIPFHSTNEKGFYKLN; this is translated from the coding sequence ATGAAAGTATTAGATTTTCCTTTAGCTCGAATAACATTGAACTTTATCTTAGGTATTTTACTAACCAACTACATGAAACTTACCGTAGTTTATACATTAATAATCCTTGCTGTTGCGGTAGTACTATTTTATACTTCTTACTATTACACAACTAATAAAAAAAATAGAGTTACTTACTTTGCAATTACAACATACCTCTTATCTTTTTGCATCGGACTATTAACTCAAACGCTACATAACGAATCATTTAGAAAAAGCAACTATACTAATTATAAAGACATCTACGACCAACCTCATTTGATAGATTTTATTATTAATGAAAAATTAAAAAGCAATAATTACAGTGATCGATACATAGCTACAATAAAACAAATCAATCGAAATCCAATTTCGGGTAAAATTGTAGTGAACATCAAAAAAGATAGTACTCAATTAAATTTAGATATAGGGAATTGTATTAGGGTTAAAGGACAATTATCTAAAAACAGCGTTCTCAAAAACCCAAATCAATTTGATTACAGTAACTACTTAAATAATAAAAATATCTACGCCCAATTATATATCCAAAAAAGTGACATAGCTCTAAGCACAAAAACGGAGAAAAACATTTGGTACTACGCGGCTGGTATACGAAAAAAAATCATTGCTAATCTTGAGGACAATGGTTTCAACAAGACCGAAATGAATGTGGCACTTGCACTTATTTTAGGCCAACAACAAGATATAACTCCTGAAATAATAAAAGATTATCAATATGCTGGTGTCACCCATATATTATCTGTTTCGGGACTTCATGTAGGCTATATATTGATTTTCATAACTTATGTCTTCAAACCAATTCCTAATACCAAAAAAGGATCATTAATAAAGCTCATCTCCATCATTGTTTTGTTATTCGCTTTTGCAGTAATTTCGGGATTTTCACCTTCAGTGTTACGATCAGTAGTAATGTTTTCGTTTGTAGCACTGGGAATGCATTTAAGAAGAAGTGTAAACATTTACCATACCTTATTGGTTTCGATATTCTTTCTACTCCTATTTAAACCTGCCTTTATATTTGACGTAGGATTTCAGTTAAGTTACTTAGCCTTGTTTTTTATTGTTTGGTTTCAGCCAATATTAAAAAAAATATGGTCACCAAAACACAAATTCACGACTACAATTTGGAATGCACTTACAGTCTCTTTTGCAGCACAAATAGGCACATTACCGATATGCCTATATTATTTTCATCAGTTTCCAGGTCTGTTTTTTGTTGCCAATATCGTAATTATGCCTTTTTTAAGTGTTATTATGATTTTAGGAATTATAGTAATGATTTTAGCTGCTTTTAATAGTGCACCTTCATTACTAGTACAACTACTAGAAAAAAGTATCTTTTATTTAAATAAAATAATAAACATCGTTGCTTCCTTCGAAAGTTTCGTAATACGTGATATTCCATTTAATACCTACTTACTAATTTCGTCTTATCTCTTAATTATAACCGGAGTTATTTGGCTCAAGAAACCCAATTTTACAAAATTAATACTAACACTAACTTCAATAATATTACTACAAATTACGTGTATTATAAATCAAAAAAAAACTGAAACACAAAAAGAATGGATCATTTACAATCTAACTAAAAATTCTCAAATAACAGAAAAAACTGGGAGATCTGTGACGCTATTCACAACAGATACCGCAACGAATACTACTGATAATAATTACGCCTTAAAATCCTATTTAGTAGGTAATTTTGGAAATCTAACAAGTATAGAACAGCTACAAAACATAGCTTATTTTAAAGGTAATAAAATCTTAATTATTGATAGTAGCGGAATATATTCTAATAAAATAAAACCAGATATCATATTAATTATACAATCACCTAAAATAAATTTTGAAAGATTACTAAAAACAATCCAACCAAAAATGGTTATTGCCGACGGTACAAACTACAAATCAGTACAGGAATACTGGAGGAAGACATGCAGGAATGAAAAAATCCCTTTTCATTCTACCAATGAAAAGGGATTCTATAAATTGAATTAA
- a CDS encoding thioredoxin family protein, with amino-acid sequence MFAFFLGFFTAQSQNLVWKTSIADGIEASNKLKKPMLILFTAENYSHNLENEIMKTLDFALWSRDNVVLVKLDLSDNNASDSDKEQNIKLKNAFGIQEYPEVCFANAVIRKTKTTFGSLGKMTYTSGGVKVWISEANTLLHSSEF; translated from the coding sequence ATGTTCGCATTCTTTTTAGGCTTTTTTACTGCTCAATCTCAAAATCTAGTTTGGAAAACTTCTATTGCTGATGGTATTGAAGCTAGTAATAAATTAAAAAAGCCGATGTTGATTTTATTTACAGCAGAAAATTATTCTCATAATTTAGAGAACGAAATAATGAAAACTTTAGATTTTGCGCTTTGGTCAAGAGATAATGTTGTTTTAGTAAAATTAGATTTATCCGACAATAATGCTTCTGATAGTGATAAAGAGCAAAATATTAAGTTGAAGAATGCTTTTGGAATTCAAGAGTATCCAGAAGTATGTTTTGCCAATGCTGTTATTAGAAAAACCAAAACTACATTTGGGTCATTGGGTAAGATGACTTATACGTCGGGAGGAGTAAAGGTTTGGATCTCTGAAGCAAATACACTTTTACATTCAAGCGAATTTTAA
- a CDS encoding peptide MFS transporter, with amino-acid sequence MEQNISLEQIQNFKGKYPKQLWYLFFSEMWERFCFYGMRGMLVVFMVGQLGMNERVANLQYGATQAFVYAFTFIGGMFADKILGYRKSLFWGGLLMIVGSVILAIDPKQFFFFGISFTIIGTGFFKPNISTMVGQLYKEGDTRVDAGFSLFYAGVNLGALIGGYICIAVANGSLWESFVPVAYRWNYAFGFASIVMVISLLTFTQTQKSLGEIGLSPLRHLEKPKRRILEIVTYASSLVVIPIIMKMVSNTEYTDVFMFIIGPFALMYLFYEMASLSNNDDSNMFSFNGKISRIYYFLCFSCIALPLFFLRHYFVDNIVFVLLTLPLLWLLFSLGAKRCNDIGISRFIILIPFSSIYFFFKKGTADLEGGKNLKSSEIKKLIAALVFILFSIFFWAFFEQSGGSLSLFALNNLDNTVLGVTLDPNGVNNSANSLFVIIFAALVGLVWLWMSKRKIEPNTVIKFGLAFLFLAGGFWVFYYTKFFAGPDGRTSLGLFTFGWFIITFGELCLSPIGMSAMTKLSPLKTQAVIMGMWFLASAYGQYFAGLLGANIAEASENATNLEKLNVYADGYKQLGIYALIAGVVLILISPLIKKLMQEVK; translated from the coding sequence ATGGAGCAGAATATTAGTTTAGAACAGATACAAAACTTTAAAGGGAAATACCCTAAACAATTGTGGTATTTGTTTTTTAGCGAAATGTGGGAACGTTTTTGTTTCTACGGAATGAGAGGGATGTTGGTTGTATTTATGGTTGGCCAACTAGGAATGAATGAGAGAGTTGCTAATTTACAATACGGTGCTACACAAGCTTTTGTTTATGCATTTACTTTTATTGGAGGAATGTTTGCAGACAAAATATTAGGCTATCGAAAGTCTCTTTTTTGGGGAGGTTTATTGATGATAGTTGGAAGTGTAATTTTGGCTATTGATCCTAAACAGTTTTTCTTTTTTGGAATTAGTTTTACTATCATTGGAACTGGTTTTTTTAAGCCAAATATATCTACAATGGTTGGACAACTTTACAAAGAAGGAGATACGAGAGTAGATGCTGGATTTTCGCTGTTCTATGCAGGAGTTAATTTAGGAGCTTTAATTGGAGGATACATTTGTATTGCTGTTGCCAATGGGTCTCTGTGGGAGTCATTTGTTCCAGTTGCGTATCGTTGGAATTATGCCTTCGGTTTTGCTTCAATAGTTATGGTTATAAGTTTGTTAACTTTTACACAAACGCAAAAAAGTTTAGGAGAAATTGGACTTTCCCCTTTGCGACATTTAGAGAAGCCGAAAAGACGAATATTAGAGATTGTAACCTATGCTAGTTCATTGGTTGTAATTCCAATCATTATGAAGATGGTTTCTAATACTGAGTATACAGATGTATTCATGTTTATAATTGGACCATTTGCATTAATGTATTTGTTCTATGAAATGGCATCGTTAAGTAATAATGATGATTCGAATATGTTCTCTTTTAACGGAAAAATATCTAGAATTTATTATTTCTTATGTTTCAGTTGTATTGCTTTACCATTGTTTTTCTTAAGACATTATTTTGTAGATAACATTGTTTTTGTATTGTTAACACTTCCTTTATTATGGTTGTTGTTTTCTTTGGGAGCAAAAAGATGTAATGATATAGGAATAAGCAGATTTATTATTTTAATTCCTTTTTCAAGTATTTATTTTTTCTTCAAAAAAGGCACAGCTGATTTAGAAGGGGGTAAAAACCTAAAAAGTTCAGAGATAAAGAAACTGATAGCAGCTTTAGTATTTATATTGTTTTCTATTTTCTTCTGGGCTTTCTTTGAACAAAGCGGAGGCTCATTAAGTTTATTTGCTTTAAACAACTTAGATAATACTGTTTTAGGTGTTACACTTGATCCAAATGGCGTTAACAATTCAGCTAATTCACTTTTTGTAATTATTTTTGCAGCTTTGGTAGGTTTAGTTTGGTTATGGATGTCTAAACGTAAAATCGAACCGAATACAGTCATTAAATTTGGACTGGCATTTTTGTTTCTTGCTGGTGGTTTCTGGGTGTTTTATTATACTAAATTCTTCGCTGGACCTGATGGGAGAACCTCTTTAGGGTTGTTTACTTTTGGTTGGTTTATAATTACTTTTGGTGAACTTTGTTTATCTCCTATTGGTATGTCGGCAATGACTAAACTATCTCCTTTAAAAACCCAAGCTGTTATAATGGGAATGTGGTTTTTGGCTAGTGCTTATGGTCAGTATTTTGCTGGATTACTTGGTGCTAACATTGCAGAAGCTTCGGAAAATGCAACTAATCTAGAAAAACTAAATGTATACGCAGACGGATATAAACAGTTAGGTATTTACGCTTTGATTGCAGGAGTTGTTCTAATTCTGATTTCTCCACTTATTAAAAAATTAATGCAAGAAGTTAAATAG
- a CDS encoding thioredoxin family protein yields the protein MRKIFITLMLVLGSFAVQAQELKWYTDVNEAIAVSNKNKKPMLLFFTGSDWCGWCIRLQSEVLKTAEFNKWAKDNVVLVELDFPRRTAQTPELKAQNNQLQQVFGIQGFPTVYFTNAESKDGKVNFQGLGTTGYVAGGPSAWLAVANGIVNPVKK from the coding sequence ATGAGAAAGATATTTATTACATTAATGCTAGTATTAGGCTCCTTTGCGGTACAAGCACAAGAACTTAAATGGTACACCGATGTAAATGAAGCTATAGCTGTAAGTAATAAGAATAAAAAACCGATGTTATTATTTTTTACAGGAAGTGATTGGTGCGGATGGTGTATTCGTTTACAAAGCGAAGTTTTAAAAACTGCTGAGTTTAATAAATGGGCAAAAGATAACGTTGTCTTAGTAGAACTTGATTTCCCTAGAAGAACAGCTCAAACACCAGAACTAAAAGCTCAAAATAATCAATTACAACAGGTTTTTGGTATCCAAGGCTTTCCAACAGTTTATTTTACTAATGCTGAGAGTAAGGACGGAAAGGTTAATTTTCAAGGATTGGGTACTACAGGTTATGTAGCAGGTGGTCCTTCGGCATGGCTTGCAGTTGCTAATGGGATTGTTAATCCAGTAAAAAAGTAA
- a CDS encoding DUF1266 domain-containing protein — MGIFSKLLNTFKSIRLNDKNPVTGQELDFLLVGSMYAEQQSAYLNSYETGLNKSDITKLIETYWGIYNQKDALEVLHDLHYKNQDDYIEIVYKAVEDKQNYVEILKSGLSNDKATFDYYLDLYRKMNNIVPELIEQNLITDFSQLKKAKDSAWNYGRGVFLSRCCFELGYLSEKELKEYIAKSYAELKKYCSTWQEYTNSYIFGRAIWGGANNSGMIQIAADLLNNEKSPLKNKKYL; from the coding sequence ATGGGAATTTTTTCAAAATTACTAAACACTTTTAAAAGCATTCGATTAAATGATAAAAATCCTGTAACAGGTCAGGAGTTAGATTTTTTACTCGTGGGCTCCATGTATGCAGAACAACAATCAGCCTACTTAAACTCTTATGAAACGGGTTTAAATAAATCTGACATAACGAAATTAATAGAAACCTATTGGGGAATTTATAACCAAAAAGATGCTTTAGAAGTACTACACGATTTACACTATAAAAATCAAGATGATTACATCGAAATTGTGTACAAAGCAGTTGAAGACAAACAAAATTATGTAGAAATTTTGAAGTCAGGTTTATCAAATGACAAAGCTACTTTTGATTATTACTTAGATTTGTATCGAAAGATGAACAATATTGTACCTGAACTTATAGAACAAAATCTTATTACTGATTTTTCGCAACTTAAAAAAGCGAAGGACAGTGCTTGGAACTATGGGAGAGGTGTTTTTTTATCCCGCTGCTGTTTTGAATTAGGTTATCTTTCAGAAAAAGAACTTAAAGAATACATTGCTAAATCCTACGCAGAATTAAAAAAATATTGCAGTACTTGGCAAGAATATACCAATAGTTATATTTTTGGTAGAGCAATTTGGGGTGGCGCTAATAACAGCGGAATGATTCAAATAGCAGCTGATTTGCTTAACAATGAAAAAAGTCCATTAAAAAATAAAAAGTACTTATAG